In the Chryseobacterium sp. MYb264 genome, one interval contains:
- the dnaB gene encoding replicative DNA helicase, with product MAQKETLSSLTHGNFAKELSIADGKMPPNAVDFERLIIGTFLIDKKGLDHSIDLLTPDVFYDPRHQVIFASILKLYEGNHPVDLMTIIQDLKKEDKLSSAGGDHYIIDLTMGVSSSAHIEYHVRVILEKYILRSLINVSANVIDSSYKESTDVFELLDKAEQSFFEITNGTIKKGFDTANSLVKQAIDTIKSLKDKEGLSGVPSGFRDVDKETGGWQNSDLIIIAARPAMGKTAFLLSMARNIAVGHKIPMALFSLEMASVQLITRMIASETRISSEKLRKGTLDDEEWQRLFSNVSELENAPLYIDETPSLSIFDFRAKCRRLVMQHGVRIIMVDYLQLMTAGGGGKGAGNREQEISMISRSLKAIAKELNVPVIALSQLSRSVETRPGKRPQLSDLRESGAIEQDADIVSFIFRPEYYKITVWDNDEEGQETSTENQAELIIAKHRNGATADVRLSFLKHFAKFADIEAAFDGGNGGGFPSGFGSNEPSGFDKIKTTIQPGAAFDLPDSSKLSGSSMNDLDDDDDFPF from the coding sequence ATGGCGCAGAAAGAAACATTATCATCTCTTACCCACGGAAACTTCGCGAAAGAGCTGTCAATTGCTGATGGAAAAATGCCTCCTAATGCAGTAGATTTTGAACGTTTGATCATTGGTACTTTTTTAATTGATAAAAAAGGGCTCGACCATTCTATTGATTTACTGACTCCTGATGTTTTTTACGATCCGAGACATCAGGTAATTTTTGCTTCTATTTTAAAACTTTACGAAGGAAACCATCCTGTCGATCTTATGACGATTATTCAGGATTTGAAAAAAGAAGATAAGCTGTCTTCAGCGGGCGGAGATCATTATATTATTGATCTTACAATGGGAGTAAGCTCATCTGCTCACATCGAATATCACGTTCGCGTTATCCTTGAAAAATATATTTTAAGAAGTTTAATTAATGTTTCTGCCAATGTAATTGATTCGTCTTACAAAGAATCAACCGACGTTTTTGAACTGTTGGATAAAGCCGAACAATCATTTTTTGAAATTACCAACGGAACTATTAAAAAAGGATTCGATACTGCCAATTCATTAGTAAAACAGGCGATCGATACCATAAAATCTTTGAAAGACAAAGAAGGACTTTCCGGAGTACCTTCAGGATTTCGAGATGTGGATAAAGAAACCGGAGGTTGGCAGAATTCAGATTTAATTATTATTGCGGCACGTCCCGCGATGGGAAAAACGGCCTTCCTTCTTTCCATGGCGAGAAATATCGCGGTAGGTCACAAAATCCCGATGGCGCTATTCTCTCTCGAGATGGCATCGGTACAGTTGATCACCAGAATGATTGCTTCCGAAACAAGAATTTCATCAGAAAAATTAAGAAAAGGAACTTTGGACGATGAAGAGTGGCAAAGACTGTTCTCCAACGTATCTGAACTGGAAAATGCTCCTTTATATATAGACGAAACTCCTTCCCTTTCGATCTTCGACTTCCGTGCAAAATGCCGACGACTGGTAATGCAGCACGGCGTAAGAATTATAATGGTCGATTACCTTCAGCTGATGACAGCAGGAGGTGGCGGAAAAGGAGCAGGAAACCGTGAGCAGGAAATTTCCATGATTTCCCGTTCATTAAAAGCGATTGCAAAAGAATTGAACGTTCCTGTAATTGCACTTTCCCAGCTTTCCCGTAGTGTGGAAACGCGTCCCGGAAAAAGACCTCAGCTTTCTGACTTGAGGGAATCCGGAGCGATTGAGCAGGATGCCGATATTGTATCATTCATCTTCAGACCGGAATATTATAAAATTACCGTTTGGGATAATGATGAAGAAGGACAGGAAACCTCAACGGAAAATCAGGCAGAATTAATTATTGCAAAGCACAGAAACGGTGCAACTGCCGATGTAAGATTATCTTTCTTAAAACATTTTGCCAAATTTGCAGATATTGAAGCTGCTTTTGATGGCGGAAACGGAGGCGGATTCCCAAGTGGTTTTGGATCCAATGAGCCAAGTGGTTTTGATAAAATTAAAACGACTATTCAGCCGGGTGCAGCATTTGATTTGCCGGATAGTTCAAAACTTTCAGGTTCTTCAATGAACGATTTGGATGACGATGATGATTTTCCATTTTAA
- a CDS encoding T9SS type B sorting domain-containing protein, which translates to MKKLLLLFILFTSTLLFSQSDCVSAIPVCGNSDLSYTSLGHGNVEEVLGGCLYSNENHSVWYSFTIATSGTLTFTINPNVYEDDYDFGVYGPNKDCSALGAPIRCNYSGSDGPTGLTLALNGSATNDTWSAYMDVVAGETYYLIVDNWSGTVNGFSLTWDGTATLTSAFTDPALTPFPFITPGAPGPTPDSPNEILRCSLPSSFDFSSLNTAILNGNQNFTVTYHDTSNDAVTGDNPITGFTTVDDTKIYYYRLEYNDPNNPDNAANGCFQTGEFKFKEGNITASDAVVYACNNNNVGSGSFDLTTANVFSGSNITKKYYPTAADMTAGTNEITNPTHYNSTAPKKVYVKVTTTDGCFDDAEITLSFFPLVVVREASLESCYIPTNVTTASFDLTTANVSTLTNPTKNFYTTLANATNGTNPIANPTNYISITAPVYVRVYSTDGCYSIAKINLIVLPPVKSTVLKDQTICVEDTTTLDAGPGFDGYEWSNGATTQSITNVPVGTYWVKLQTGKCFTLQQVNVYPSMQPVISSLDITNNTITVYADGGKAPYKYSTDGINWQESNVFSGLPRGENKIFVKDAYDCEPVNIQVTVPNLVNAITPNGDNVNDEVDYTALAYKKNLVFTVYDRYGNKLYQADKMRNYKWDGTASGKKILTGTYWYTITWNENDKNNTSTKYSGWILVKNKE; encoded by the coding sequence ATGAAAAAATTACTACTACTTTTTATATTATTTACATCAACACTGCTATTTTCGCAGTCGGATTGCGTCTCAGCAATTCCGGTTTGTGGAAATTCAGACCTATCTTATACTTCTCTTGGCCACGGAAATGTGGAAGAGGTTCTTGGAGGCTGTCTGTACAGTAATGAAAACCACTCTGTATGGTATTCTTTTACAATTGCCACGTCAGGAACTTTAACATTCACAATCAACCCGAATGTTTATGAAGATGATTATGATTTCGGGGTATACGGCCCTAATAAAGACTGCTCGGCATTAGGTGCCCCCATCCGATGTAACTACAGTGGCTCAGACGGTCCTACCGGACTAACACTCGCCCTTAACGGAAGTGCCACTAATGACACATGGAGTGCCTACATGGATGTAGTAGCCGGAGAAACCTATTATTTAATCGTTGACAACTGGTCAGGGACAGTCAATGGTTTTTCTTTAACCTGGGACGGGACGGCGACCCTAACCTCTGCATTTACAGATCCGGCATTAACCCCTTTCCCTTTTATTACTCCCGGCGCTCCCGGCCCTACTCCTGACTCTCCAAACGAAATCTTAAGATGTTCTTTACCTTCATCATTTGACTTCAGCTCATTAAACACAGCTATTCTGAATGGTAATCAAAACTTTACAGTTACTTACCACGATACCAGCAATGATGCAGTAACAGGAGATAACCCTATTACAGGATTTACCACAGTAGATGATACCAAAATATATTACTACCGACTGGAATACAATGACCCTAACAACCCTGACAATGCGGCTAACGGTTGTTTCCAGACAGGAGAATTTAAATTTAAAGAAGGAAATATCACTGCATCGGACGCCGTGGTATATGCGTGTAACAATAATAATGTGGGATCAGGATCATTCGATCTTACCACTGCTAACGTTTTTTCGGGCTCTAATATTACTAAAAAATATTATCCTACCGCAGCTGATATGACTGCTGGGACCAACGAAATTACCAACCCTACCCATTATAACTCTACAGCACCTAAAAAAGTATATGTAAAAGTAACCACAACCGACGGATGTTTTGATGACGCTGAAATTACCTTATCATTCTTCCCGCTTGTCGTGGTTAGAGAAGCAAGTCTTGAATCTTGTTATATTCCGACAAATGTCACTACTGCTTCATTTGACTTAACTACAGCCAATGTTTCAACACTTACAAACCCAACAAAGAATTTTTACACTACTTTAGCGAATGCGACCAACGGCACCAACCCGATTGCTAATCCCACCAATTACATTTCTATAACGGCCCCCGTATATGTAAGAGTATACAGTACAGACGGATGTTATTCTATTGCTAAAATCAATCTAATCGTTTTACCTCCGGTAAAATCTACGGTATTAAAGGATCAGACGATCTGCGTTGAAGACACTACAACTTTAGATGCTGGACCAGGTTTTGACGGATATGAATGGAGCAACGGAGCAACCACTCAATCAATCACCAATGTTCCTGTAGGAACTTATTGGGTAAAATTACAGACAGGAAAATGCTTCACCCTTCAACAAGTGAATGTTTATCCTTCTATGCAACCCGTAATTTCAAGTTTAGATATTACAAATAATACGATCACAGTATATGCCGACGGAGGAAAAGCACCTTACAAATATTCAACAGACGGCATCAACTGGCAGGAATCTAACGTTTTCAGCGGACTTCCACGAGGTGAAAACAAAATTTTCGTTAAAGATGCTTATGATTGTGAACCTGTTAATATACAGGTAACAGTTCCGAACCTTGTCAATGCAATTACTCCAAATGGAGATAACGTAAATGACGAAGTAGATTATACAGCGCTGGCCTACAAAAAAAATCTTGTATTTACAGTGTATGACAGATACGGGAACAAATTGTATCAGGCAGATAAAATGAGAAACTACAAATGGGACGGAACTGCTTCAGGCAAAAAGATCCTTACAGGAACGTACTGGTACACCATCACATGGAATGAAAATGATAAAAACAATACCTCTACTAAATACAGTGGATGGATTCTTGTAAAAAATAAAGAATAA
- a CDS encoding MFS transporter, whose translation MISFTPLKTLQNVEFRNLLTGRFFIVLAFRMLATLLGWWVYQLTKDPFSIGLIGLSEVIPAVSCALYAGHVIDMNEKKRLLLICNYAYIFLIALLLIPAFLNVEMHFTGHEITYFIYGVIFFTGIARAFIGPMIPVMIPKIVQKENLPHAITLNQATFLVSSVCGHAIGGFLIGYFGVKWTLLVIISLIFIASLFFFQLNKQESEHKKGQINVVESMREGIAYIFKTKEILGALCLDMFAVLFGGAVAMIPVYATDILKVGAEGFGFLNAASDIGSMCIITILSLIPLRKNQGKILLGVVTGFGLCIIGFGLSNWYWLSFMFLVLSGMLDGISVVIRGTIVQLKTPDHIRGRVLSVNSIFIMSSNEMGQFESGLSAKLLGVVRSVVFGGTMTVLVALVVGSTNPKLRKMQY comes from the coding sequence ATGATTTCTTTTACGCCCTTGAAGACATTACAGAATGTCGAATTCAGGAATCTTCTTACCGGAAGATTTTTTATTGTTTTAGCCTTTAGAATGCTCGCTACTTTATTGGGATGGTGGGTATACCAGTTGACAAAAGATCCTTTTTCTATCGGGCTTATCGGCTTATCAGAGGTCATCCCTGCAGTAAGCTGTGCCTTATACGCGGGACATGTGATTGACATGAATGAGAAGAAAAGACTTCTGCTGATCTGCAATTACGCCTATATTTTCCTGATTGCACTTTTACTGATTCCTGCCTTTTTGAATGTAGAAATGCACTTCACAGGACATGAGATTACGTATTTCATTTATGGGGTCATTTTCTTCACAGGTATTGCGAGAGCGTTTATCGGTCCCATGATCCCCGTGATGATCCCGAAGATTGTACAGAAAGAAAATCTTCCCCATGCGATTACTCTGAACCAGGCGACATTTCTGGTTTCTTCTGTCTGCGGACACGCGATCGGAGGTTTTCTGATTGGCTATTTTGGGGTCAAATGGACACTTTTGGTCATTATTTCATTAATATTTATCGCATCCCTGTTCTTTTTTCAATTAAACAAGCAGGAATCTGAGCATAAAAAAGGACAGATAAACGTGGTGGAAAGTATGCGTGAGGGAATTGCTTATATTTTTAAAACCAAAGAAATTCTCGGAGCCCTGTGCCTTGATATGTTCGCCGTACTCTTCGGGGGTGCTGTAGCGATGATCCCCGTCTATGCCACTGATATTTTAAAAGTGGGTGCTGAAGGATTTGGATTTCTCAATGCCGCTTCAGATATCGGATCCATGTGTATTATCACCATCCTGTCTCTTATCCCTTTACGTAAAAATCAGGGAAAAATATTATTGGGGGTGGTCACGGGTTTTGGGCTTTGCATCATTGGGTTCGGATTATCAAACTGGTACTGGCTTTCGTTCATGTTTTTGGTTTTAAGCGGTATGCTGGACGGTATTTCAGTGGTTATCCGCGGAACAATTGTTCAGCTTAAAACACCAGATCACATCCGTGGTAGAGTATTGAGTGTAAACTCAATTTTTATTATGTCCAGCAATGAAATGGGACAATTTGAAAGCGGGCTTTCAGCGAAGCTTTTGGGAGTGGTCCGATCTGTAGTTTTTGGAGGAACCATGACCGTGCTTGTAGCCCTTGTCGTAGGAAGTACAAATCCAAAATTAAGAAAAATGCAATATTAA
- a CDS encoding T9SS type B sorting domain-containing protein, giving the protein MKKALLFIAFLISHLFLAQNNDCLTAIPICSNADITLTPSGIGNQDEGNVGCLNGENNSIWFTFSTLTAGTLTFVINPVNNVDYDWALYGPDLNCTQIQTATPLRCSYDAPPPYQTGLNMTSLDTSEDATYDNLGNPADGMVKYIDVLPGQIYYLLVDNFSPTISQFSLTFGGTAGLLTPFDDPNLQPFPFVVPGADHDGNIDICGNPVTYDFSTLTTEILNGNPNFQVKYYKTATDALDDVSAITTPIPVNTTDTYHYVISYVDPTSPASFLNKCKQFGQIKFVDRSFVLTGLTLTECSNNNSGTALYDLISIDIGLTPNLDVKYYPSMADLNAGTSEITVPYAYTSAPGSVFVKATNEFGCITIAEIKLNFHPIVNVNNNAILRSCFLETNHSTATFNLTAAAVTSENGITKTYYPSMQDAVNGTNAIPNPQDYTAPNGVAYIKVSNAQGCYSVAKVTLEVIPPVYSSVLKEKVICMEDTTTLDAGPGFNGYEWSTGATTQSITNVGVGTYWVKLKTGDCIALQTVKVYPAEEPVITNIDIATTTVTVNVIGGTAPYKYSIDNVNWQDSNIFENVSRGDHTVYVKDAYNCNSVDITFVLPNLVNVITPNGDGINDEIDYSSLSGKNGLVLSIFDRYGTKLHQADKSNGFKWDGTIGGKKVPTGTYWYSVTWTENNKKNTAFKFSGWVMVKNRD; this is encoded by the coding sequence ATGAAAAAAGCATTACTGTTTATAGCATTTTTAATATCTCACCTTTTTCTGGCTCAAAACAATGACTGCCTCACTGCGATTCCTATATGCAGCAATGCCGACATTACCCTAACCCCCAGCGGAATAGGAAACCAGGATGAAGGTAATGTAGGCTGCCTTAACGGAGAAAATAATTCTATTTGGTTTACCTTCAGTACCCTCACTGCCGGAACATTAACTTTTGTTATTAACCCGGTAAATAATGTGGATTATGACTGGGCTCTTTACGGACCTGACCTGAACTGTACGCAAATTCAGACCGCAACACCCCTTCGATGCTCTTATGACGCACCCCCTCCTTACCAGACCGGACTTAATATGACGTCTTTGGATACCTCTGAAGATGCAACATATGACAACCTGGGAAATCCGGCAGATGGAATGGTGAAATACATTGATGTTCTGCCGGGACAGATCTATTACTTACTCGTGGATAATTTTTCACCAACGATCTCTCAGTTCTCTCTGACATTCGGAGGAACAGCAGGATTATTAACACCATTTGATGATCCTAATTTACAACCTTTCCCATTTGTAGTACCTGGTGCTGACCATGACGGTAATATTGATATTTGCGGAAATCCTGTAACATATGATTTTTCTACACTAACAACGGAAATTTTAAACGGCAATCCTAACTTTCAGGTAAAATACTATAAAACAGCTACGGATGCATTGGATGATGTAAGTGCCATTACAACTCCTATTCCCGTTAATACAACAGATACCTACCACTATGTAATTAGTTACGTGGATCCTACAAGCCCTGCGAGCTTTTTAAATAAGTGTAAACAGTTTGGCCAGATTAAATTTGTCGACCGGTCGTTTGTTTTAACAGGACTCACTCTAACGGAATGCAGCAACAATAATTCCGGGACAGCTCTTTACGACCTGATCTCCATTGATATCGGATTAACTCCGAATCTTGACGTAAAATATTACCCCTCCATGGCAGATCTAAACGCAGGAACAAGCGAAATCACAGTTCCTTACGCCTATACATCAGCCCCGGGGTCTGTCTTTGTAAAAGCAACCAATGAATTCGGATGTATCACCATCGCTGAGATTAAGCTGAATTTCCATCCTATAGTAAACGTTAATAACAATGCTATTTTAAGATCCTGCTTCCTTGAAACCAACCATTCAACAGCAACATTCAATCTTACCGCTGCGGCCGTAACATCAGAAAACGGAATTACAAAAACCTACTATCCGTCTATGCAGGATGCCGTGAACGGAACCAACGCAATTCCGAATCCTCAGGATTATACTGCTCCCAACGGCGTAGCGTATATAAAGGTCTCCAATGCACAGGGATGTTATTCCGTGGCTAAAGTTACACTGGAAGTCATTCCTCCGGTTTATTCTTCTGTTTTAAAAGAAAAAGTAATCTGTATGGAAGACACTACAACACTGGATGCCGGACCTGGATTCAACGGATACGAATGGAGCACAGGAGCCACTACACAGTCTATCACGAATGTAGGAGTCGGAACCTACTGGGTAAAACTAAAAACAGGAGACTGTATCGCTTTACAGACCGTAAAAGTATATCCTGCTGAAGAACCAGTAATCACCAATATTGACATTGCGACAACAACCGTAACCGTAAATGTAATTGGAGGAACAGCTCCCTACAAATACTCAATCGACAATGTAAACTGGCAAGATTCCAATATCTTTGAAAATGTATCCAGAGGAGACCATACCGTATATGTGAAAGACGCGTACAACTGTAATTCTGTAGATATTACTTTTGTACTTCCGAATCTTGTGAATGTCATTACACCTAATGGAGACGGCATTAATGATGAGATCGACTATTCATCTTTATCAGGTAAAAACGGACTGGTTCTAAGTATTTTCGACCGCTACGGAACCAAATTACACCAGGCCGACAAAAGCAACGGCTTTAAATGGGACGGAACCATTGGCGGAAAAAAAGTACCTACCGGTACCTACTGGTATTCGGTAACCTGGACTGAAAACAACAAAAAGAATACAGCATTCAAATTTTCAGGGTGGGTAATGGTTAAAAACAGAGACTAA